A genomic window from Caballeronia sp. SBC1 includes:
- a CDS encoding helix-turn-helix domain-containing protein codes for MNCNFLPTTAAGRTPNHCKLASAGSEYAGQARILGRSPGTISRELMRNSSPVGYASAPAAAFCRARGKYWRLSSAEAGRQP; via the coding sequence GTGAACTGCAACTTCTTACCAACAACTGCAGCCGGAAGAACGCCTAACCATTGCAAGCTTGCATCTGCAGGTTCCGAGTATGCGGGCCAAGCCCGCATACTCGGGCGCTCACCGGGCACTATCAGCCGTGAACTCATGCGAAACAGCTCCCCTGTTGGCTACGCATCGGCGCCCGCTGCAGCGTTTTGCCGGGCACGAGGTAAGTATTGGCGGCTATCGAGCGCGGAAGCGGGACGGCAACCCTGA
- a CDS encoding acyltransferase family protein — protein sequence MSFNSSTQYRRDIDGLRAIAVLAVVLFHAFPAWVPGGFVGVDIFFVISGFLISRIIFWKLEANSFSYADFYARRIKRIFPALAVVLTTCCFTGWFWMQPEEYKRLGQEVISGGAFFSNIALWRETGYFDVAAETKPLLHLWSLAVEEQFYVLWPLLLGLMWRRRLNFLTVTLAVAVASFALNIATVHAHPDAAFYSPLSRFWELMAGSVLAHLQVHHPKKMGRNENWRSLAGAGLVAAGMVFLGPTSTFPGWAALLPVLGAFLLLSTPGSWLNRVVLGNAGMRSIGIISYPLYLWHWPILYAVSNHDLWARAGGSGARLIALAVALSLSVLTYLLVEKPIRFGHFRKRATLPLTTAVAALVLLGVGIVWTDGFSYRARGDTAQLAQLAGKYPATEWRDHTCFLDPQQDDSRFSADCSASGTRPLVFLWGDSYAAALYPGLLALQTNDSFGVSQYTASACPPLMNVDFSDRPFCADINRATLRRIARVKPQTVLLGANWAYGRISKNYNVERLQDTVAALKAIGVPRIVVVGPMPQWQKPMPSMLVQCASQETMVGTNEFSRCGLVLGIDDLDRDMEKRATSLGVLYASPYAALCNKAGCLTVINGAAVSSYDVGHLTPDASRYAVRKMARLILVR from the coding sequence ATGTCCTTTAACAGTTCGACCCAATATCGACGCGATATTGATGGTCTTCGCGCGATAGCGGTACTCGCGGTAGTGCTATTTCATGCATTCCCTGCGTGGGTGCCCGGTGGATTTGTCGGGGTTGACATTTTTTTCGTGATTTCTGGCTTTCTGATCAGCCGGATCATCTTCTGGAAGTTGGAGGCAAATTCTTTTAGCTACGCCGATTTTTACGCACGGCGTATCAAGCGCATATTCCCAGCTCTTGCCGTTGTCTTGACAACGTGTTGCTTTACAGGCTGGTTCTGGATGCAGCCAGAGGAGTACAAAAGACTCGGACAAGAGGTGATTTCAGGCGGCGCGTTTTTCTCAAATATTGCGCTGTGGAGAGAAACAGGATACTTCGATGTGGCAGCCGAAACAAAACCACTGCTTCATCTGTGGTCGCTCGCCGTGGAAGAACAGTTCTATGTTTTATGGCCACTTCTCCTAGGCCTAATGTGGCGACGTCGCCTCAACTTCTTAACGGTCACGCTGGCCGTAGCCGTCGCATCGTTCGCACTGAACATCGCCACTGTTCATGCGCATCCAGATGCTGCTTTCTATTCACCACTTTCCCGCTTCTGGGAACTCATGGCTGGAAGTGTTCTTGCCCATCTTCAAGTGCATCACCCGAAGAAAATGGGTAGAAACGAAAACTGGCGCTCACTCGCGGGCGCTGGACTCGTTGCCGCAGGCATGGTGTTTCTCGGCCCCACAAGCACCTTCCCCGGCTGGGCTGCGCTTCTTCCTGTGCTTGGCGCTTTTCTATTGCTGTCGACCCCCGGGAGCTGGCTGAACCGGGTGGTCCTCGGGAACGCCGGCATGCGATCAATCGGCATAATCAGCTATCCTCTCTATCTTTGGCACTGGCCAATTCTTTACGCTGTGTCCAATCACGATCTATGGGCTCGCGCGGGCGGTTCCGGCGCTCGATTGATTGCGCTTGCCGTCGCCTTGTCCCTTAGCGTTTTGACGTATCTCTTGGTCGAAAAACCAATCCGTTTTGGGCATTTCCGAAAACGAGCGACTTTGCCATTGACAACGGCGGTGGCTGCTCTGGTGCTTCTTGGTGTGGGTATCGTGTGGACCGACGGATTCAGCTACCGAGCTCGCGGCGACACGGCGCAATTGGCGCAGCTAGCCGGAAAGTATCCTGCGACCGAGTGGCGTGATCACACATGTTTTCTGGATCCACAACAGGACGATTCCCGGTTTTCGGCCGATTGCTCAGCGTCTGGAACTCGGCCTTTGGTGTTTCTCTGGGGCGATTCGTATGCCGCCGCGCTCTACCCTGGCTTGCTGGCATTGCAGACGAACGACAGTTTTGGCGTTTCGCAGTACACAGCCTCGGCGTGCCCGCCGCTCATGAACGTCGATTTCTCTGACCGGCCGTTTTGCGCGGATATCAACCGGGCAACGCTCCGACGGATTGCACGCGTCAAACCGCAAACCGTCTTGCTCGGAGCCAACTGGGCATACGGGCGAATCTCGAAGAACTATAACGTCGAGCGACTTCAGGACACCGTGGCAGCTCTTAAGGCGATCGGGGTTCCGCGCATTGTAGTGGTGGGTCCAATGCCTCAATGGCAGAAACCGATGCCTTCAATGCTGGTTCAATGCGCGAGCCAAGAGACGATGGTCGGTACGAACGAGTTCTCCCGATGTGGTCTGGTTTTGGGCATCGACGACCTCGATCGGGACATGGAAAAGCGCGCGACGTCGCTCGGCGTTTTGTATGCTTCGCCCTATGCCGCCCTCTGCAACAAAGCGGGATGCTTAACCGTCATCAACGGCGCCGCCGTGAGCAGCTATGACGTGGGCCATCTGACACCGGATGCCTCCCGTTATGCCGTACGCAAAATGGCCCGGCTCATCCTGGTACGCTAA
- a CDS encoding acyltransferase — protein MNQKSQRDQAHIRTLDGLRGCAALAVTMFHGILHFNVSLIPRVLYAPAQSLSDGTDIWVKFLLAIFNGDSAVILFFVLSGYVLGASLDRTLDRGEPALVTSIEFLVKRVARIYPAMFFCMLVYMLLSFVFVPHIEYPVISPITAFQSATLYDIGVHGPSWSLLVEVVAAPFVVAFVLLRRTFGFFALVLAIGYAMLAIDYPVLVGSLPNLWPYLVSFGIGVALSSPEFKAIDFDVKPTHLAISIVLFVFARHFVARGNISGLIVHSFLAGLVVFTASRAYRGLAYKFLISRPVQFLGRISYSFYLLNVPILYAVWGTILIINPHPEKHYLLWGVGSALVTTILTLPLAVFSERFIERPGIFFISSLIRRVNNLRKSLAHAS, from the coding sequence ATGAATCAGAAGTCCCAACGCGACCAAGCGCATATCCGAACCCTAGATGGTTTGAGGGGGTGCGCGGCATTGGCCGTGACGATGTTTCACGGCATATTGCATTTCAATGTATCGCTTATTCCGCGAGTTCTGTATGCCCCAGCACAATCTCTTTCGGATGGTACCGATATCTGGGTTAAATTTCTCCTAGCTATTTTCAATGGGGATAGCGCGGTCATCCTATTTTTTGTTTTGAGTGGTTATGTTCTGGGTGCGTCGCTTGATCGCACGCTGGATCGTGGTGAACCTGCTCTAGTAACATCCATCGAGTTTCTAGTAAAACGCGTGGCTCGAATATATCCGGCGATGTTCTTCTGCATGCTCGTTTATATGCTCTTATCTTTCGTATTCGTTCCGCATATTGAATATCCGGTAATTTCACCAATCACTGCTTTTCAAAGCGCGACGCTGTATGACATCGGTGTTCATGGACCATCATGGAGTTTGTTGGTTGAGGTCGTAGCGGCGCCGTTTGTCGTTGCGTTTGTGTTGCTTCGCCGAACGTTTGGTTTTTTTGCGTTGGTCCTGGCGATCGGTTACGCCATGCTGGCTATAGATTACCCAGTTCTAGTTGGTAGTCTGCCCAATCTTTGGCCGTACCTCGTTTCTTTTGGGATTGGAGTCGCACTGTCCTCGCCTGAATTCAAGGCTATAGATTTTGACGTGAAACCGACCCACCTTGCGATCTCTATAGTGCTTTTTGTATTCGCTCGGCACTTTGTCGCCCGTGGTAACATTTCGGGATTAATTGTTCACTCTTTTTTGGCGGGCTTGGTCGTTTTCACTGCTTCTCGAGCATACCGTGGCCTAGCCTATAAATTCCTCATCAGCCGTCCCGTCCAGTTTTTGGGTCGAATTAGCTATAGTTTTTACCTGCTGAACGTGCCGATTTTATACGCAGTGTGGGGAACCATATTAATTATTAACCCTCATCCCGAGAAACATTATCTGTTGTGGGGCGTCGGGTCCGCCTTGGTGACGACAATTTTAACCTTGCCGCTTGCCGTTTTTTCTGAACGGTTCATTGAACGTCCCGGAATATTTTTTATATCTTCTCTCATCAGACGTGTGAATAACTTGCGGAAGTCATTAGCGCATGCTTCGTAG
- a CDS encoding acyltransferase, whose amino-acid sequence MNATAAKRETFGFIEGMRGMAALQVVLTHLFSAFFPVFAGVGGNAHYAWEAEFARTPLYFLIDGNTAVYIFFLMSGFVLAPSFLTTKLGACQIIAKRFARLYIPVLAAGIISVGLWLILPAARDHAVGVTMSAWASALCRNPMSLWSIIKDTTLNSMVLGYETESVLQHIPIVSSLIVGTPLTLAFNPPLWTLHAELWGSVLTIAVAFFYKAVSRRVFWPVCLIALLVTGTSFFTLFLLGFAAYVSKERLVRLKSRGASLVAGILIACGITVSSTLSQHPFDVALNVANQVAWLNTRAGIRLQFEFGAILIMLGVCLCHQARAALSMRLPVWLGKISFSLYLIHFPVIFTVGFAVFNAVYPTFGYGLSAAFAMATSMALSLLLAIAFERYVDARSVRFSRKLTAYMSTSDKSPPALSQE is encoded by the coding sequence ATGAACGCGACAGCGGCCAAGAGAGAAACTTTCGGATTCATTGAAGGGATGCGCGGCATGGCTGCGCTTCAGGTAGTTCTCACGCACTTGTTTTCCGCGTTTTTTCCCGTCTTCGCGGGCGTAGGTGGGAACGCCCACTACGCATGGGAGGCGGAATTCGCTCGCACGCCTCTTTATTTCCTGATCGATGGCAACACGGCCGTGTACATCTTCTTCCTCATGAGCGGCTTCGTGCTAGCACCGTCGTTCCTGACGACGAAACTTGGGGCCTGCCAGATCATCGCGAAACGTTTCGCAAGACTTTATATACCGGTTCTAGCCGCAGGAATTATCTCGGTGGGGCTTTGGCTCATTCTGCCTGCCGCCAGGGATCACGCGGTGGGTGTCACCATGTCCGCCTGGGCGTCAGCACTCTGTCGCAACCCCATGAGCCTGTGGTCGATCATCAAAGACACTACCCTCAATTCAATGGTGCTCGGATATGAAACCGAATCCGTACTGCAGCACATTCCGATCGTTTCGAGCTTGATTGTCGGCACTCCGCTAACCCTGGCTTTCAACCCTCCTCTCTGGACGTTACATGCAGAGCTCTGGGGATCCGTGCTGACCATCGCCGTCGCTTTCTTCTACAAAGCCGTATCGAGGAGAGTCTTCTGGCCGGTCTGCCTGATTGCGCTTCTTGTTACCGGGACAAGTTTCTTCACGCTGTTTCTTTTGGGTTTCGCTGCCTATGTGAGCAAAGAAAGGCTCGTCCGGCTAAAGAGCCGAGGTGCATCATTAGTCGCGGGAATCCTCATAGCGTGCGGAATCACTGTTTCATCCACGCTAAGCCAGCATCCTTTTGATGTGGCGTTAAATGTTGCGAACCAGGTTGCCTGGCTTAACACCCGGGCTGGCATTCGCCTGCAGTTCGAGTTCGGTGCAATTCTTATCATGCTGGGCGTGTGTCTATGCCATCAGGCTCGTGCCGCCTTGTCTATGCGCTTACCGGTATGGCTGGGAAAGATCTCGTTCAGCCTGTATCTGATCCATTTCCCTGTTATTTTCACCGTCGGCTTCGCCGTTTTCAACGCCGTGTATCCAACATTTGGCTACGGACTTTCCGCGGCCTTTGCAATGGCAACGAGCATGGCTCTAAGCCTTTTGCTAGCCATCGCGTTCGAACGCTATGTAGACGCGAGAAGTGTGCGGTTTTCGAGGAAACTGACTGCATATATGAGCACGAGCGATAAATCGCCACCCGCGCTATCGCAAGAGTGA
- a CDS encoding glycosyltransferase, producing MKLLIFTPALKTSAIGRMTCLVSHALIAQGHQVVIVRAESDALLSRPSHDFGTRMIPWNAESQVLDAAAECDTTIYQVGDNYEYHEGCVTWLARLPGVVCLHDFFIGHMFHGWAQTNMDAANSILQHLYGDDVATRFFKYPDNHAFLEGTKDKAPLIEWIASQALGVITHSHWGTPRLKRSCAGPVRVVPLAYDAPGESLVSTDYQPNKFGRMKLLTIGHINRNKRVDNVIRAIAASPLLKQNVVYRLVGFIDPKTTLELTALANGLRVNLVISGPVNDTELASAVGEADVMSCLRWPSLEAASASAIEAMLYGKATVVTDTGFYSEIPDDCVEKISHEDEIDEVRATLERLYSSPAARAALGERASQWALSTHSADNYARELIDTSIASQKSRPRVNAKAYFVRVMKQWGASDELLCAEETVASLAVMD from the coding sequence ATGAAATTGCTCATATTTACACCTGCGCTCAAGACCTCTGCGATCGGCCGAATGACCTGCCTTGTCAGTCATGCGCTAATCGCGCAGGGGCATCAAGTAGTCATAGTGCGCGCCGAAAGTGATGCGCTCCTTAGTCGTCCTTCACACGATTTTGGTACACGGATGATTCCGTGGAATGCGGAAAGTCAGGTATTGGATGCAGCAGCTGAGTGCGACACAACGATCTATCAGGTCGGCGACAATTACGAATACCACGAAGGCTGCGTCACGTGGTTAGCGCGCTTGCCCGGTGTTGTGTGTCTGCATGATTTTTTTATCGGACACATGTTCCATGGCTGGGCGCAGACGAACATGGACGCTGCAAATTCCATTCTGCAACACTTGTATGGCGACGACGTAGCAACGCGGTTTTTCAAGTACCCAGACAACCATGCATTCCTGGAAGGAACAAAAGATAAGGCTCCATTGATTGAGTGGATTGCCTCTCAAGCTTTAGGAGTTATCACACACAGCCATTGGGGTACGCCGCGCCTGAAGCGCTCCTGTGCCGGACCGGTTCGAGTTGTTCCGCTTGCATACGATGCGCCCGGGGAATCTTTAGTGTCGACCGACTACCAGCCCAATAAGTTTGGCAGGATGAAGTTATTGACGATCGGTCACATCAATCGGAACAAACGGGTGGACAACGTAATTCGTGCGATTGCCGCTAGTCCGCTATTGAAACAAAACGTCGTATACCGGCTGGTGGGATTTATCGATCCGAAGACAACTCTCGAGCTCACCGCACTGGCAAACGGCTTACGTGTGAATTTGGTGATATCGGGCCCCGTAAACGATACCGAGCTGGCATCCGCTGTGGGGGAGGCGGACGTTATGAGCTGTCTGCGATGGCCCAGCCTTGAAGCGGCGTCGGCCTCGGCTATTGAGGCAATGCTCTATGGCAAAGCTACCGTGGTGACCGATACCGGGTTTTATAGCGAGATCCCGGATGATTGCGTCGAAAAAATTTCACACGAGGACGAGATTGACGAAGTTCGAGCAACACTTGAGCGCCTTTATTCGTCGCCCGCAGCGCGGGCTGCGCTGGGTGAGCGAGCAAGCCAATGGGCATTGTCAACGCACTCCGCGGACAACTATGCAAGGGAGCTCATCGATACAAGCATCGCCAGTCAAAAGTCCAGACCGCGCGTCAACGCCAAGGCATATTTCGTTCGGGTAATGAAGCAATGGGGTGCGAGCGATGAACTGCTTTGCGCCGAAGAGACGGTGGCTTCGCTTGCCGTGATGGATTAG